Part of the Tolypothrix sp. PCC 7910 genome, TCGGAAACAGAACAAATTCCGGTGATTCTTTTAACCGCCAAAGCACAAACTGCAGAAAAGCATCAGTTTAATGATTTGGGAGTTAGTGGTGTTATTACCAAACCCTTTAACTCCTTGGAGCTACCGGAGCAAATTAGTAGAATTCTCAATTGGTAACTGCATCAATGAACACAAGTAGCTCAGTGTTCAAAATTATTGTGATTAAAAATTTCAAATTAGCTAAATTTAATTTAATTACTTGTTAGAAAAATGGAACATAAATTCAACTTTTTTCAACAGTGGTATCCGCTCTCACCAGTAGAAGATTTAGCATTAGATAAACCAACTTCAGTAACGCTTTTGGGACTGCGTTTAGTTATCTGGAAACCCAAATCATCTCCAAGTTTTCGAGTATTTTTGGATCAATGTCCCCACCGTCTTGCACCTCTCAGTGAGGGGCGCATTGATGAGAAAACGGGGAATTTAATGTGTAGCTATCATGGTTGGCAATTTGATAAGCAAGGAATTTGTACTCATATTCCCCAAGCAGAAAATCCAGAAATGGTGAGCAATAATAAAGATAATTTTTGTACTGTAACACTACCAGTTGGTCAAGAACAGGATTTACTCTGGGTTTGGCCGGATGCAAAATCCAGCGAACAAGCGGCTAACACACCTTTACCTTTATCACCGCAATTGGATACTACTAAAGGCTTTGTTTGGTCTTCTTATGTACGGGATTTAGAATATGACTGGCAAATCCTTGTGGAAAATGTGGCAGATCCCAGCCATGTCCCTTTTGCTCATCACGGCGTGCAGGGCGATCGCACAAAAGCAAGACCTATACCTATTAAAATATTGCAATCGACACCAAATTTAATTGAAGCAGCAACAGTTGGGCCTTTTGAAACAGTAATCACTTTTGAACCACCTTGTCGCTTGGAGTATGCAATCAAGTTTGGTAACGCTGAAAAGCAGGCGGGACTGGTCACTTATTGTATACCAGTATCTCCTGGTAAATCTCGGATTGTGGCTCAATTTTCCCGTAACTTTGCCAAAACACTCCATCGTTTAATACCCCGTTGGTGGGATCATCTTAGCGAACGCAATGAAATTATTGATGGAGATATGGTGCTGTTACAACAGCAAGAGTATTTTCTACAACAGACACAATCATCCCAAAGCTGGAAAAGTTCTTATAAACTACCTACAAGTTCAGATAGGCTAGTGATTGAGTATCGCAATTGGTTTGATAAGTATTGTCAAGGAGAACTACCCTGGAATCAAGTAGGAATAATTGTTCCAGAAATCAGGAATATAAATGACAATCGCGAACAAGTTTTGGATCGCTACAAACAGCATACGCAGCATTGTAGTAGCTGTCGCCGGGCGCTGAAAGTTGTGCAGCGTTTGCAGGGAGGGCTTTTGATATACTTTGCTATTACTGTTTGTGCTGTTGCTCTCCTTAGCGATACATTACGAATTCAGTTGGGTTTACCCCTAATGGTGACAGCACTACTAAGTTTAGGAGCTTATGCTTGGTTAAAATTCTGGCTTACTCCGAGGTTTTACTTTGTAGACTATATCCACGCACAAAGATAGAGGCCACGATCGCGTAATGCACCATCAAGTTTTCTGCTGTAGATACTTCAAATTGGGAACAGGGAATAGGGAACACAGAATAACTAATAATGAGATGCAGAAGCGTTTTGGAAGACGAATTTAAAAGTGGGCTGAGGATTTGGTATTCAGACGTGCTAAGTTATACTAGGTTCAACAGTCGCATCCGGAAAAAATTGTCTCAGTTTAATTACTTGCAAGATGCGATGCAGGGTGTCCATGCTAAGTCTCCTAAAATTTACTTAAATTTCACATAAAAAGAGAACTTAAGTAAGTTTCAATAAATTTCATCTGTTAATTATATTTTTCAAGATGAAACAAATTGCTCAGAAAATTTTAATTTCTAGTAGTACAGTTATTTGCTGTCTATTAACTAATATTATCGCTCAGGCACAAATTTCCTCAGATGGAACACTGCCAACACCAACCAGCGTTAATCAAATTAATAATATTTTTGAAATTACAGGAGGAACACAAGCTGGTAATAACCTATTCCACAGCTTGAAAGAATTTTCTGTTTTTAATGGCAGTGAAGCTTTTTTTAAACAAAATCCTAATACAAGTAATATCGTCAATATTATTACTCGAGTTACAGGTGGCTCAATTTCTAATATTGATGGATTAATTAGAGAAAACTATGGCGCAAATTTGATTTTAATTAATCCGAGTGGGATTAATTTTGGTGCTAATGCTCAACTAAACATAGGTGGTTCTTTTTTAGGAACTACGGCTAGTAGCCTCACTTTTGCCGATGGCACAGAATTTAGCGCTAGCAATGTTCAAAGTTCTCCTTTACTGACAATCAGCGTTCCAGTTGGCTTGCAATTTGGGCAGAATCCAGCAGCAATTCGCGTACAAGGTACAGGTCACAATTTTACGGTGAGCAATCCCATCTTCTCACCTGTAACCAGAAGCAATAGTTTAACAGGTTTGCGGGTACAACCAGGGCAGACTCTAGCTTTGATTGGTGGCAATCTCAGCTTAGATGGGGGTACTCTCACCGCAGAAGGTGGGCGAATAGAATTAGGTAGCGTAGCTGGAGGTTTGGTTAACCTCAATCCGATTGTTGGCGGTTGGACTTTCAATTATCAGGGAGTACTTAGTTTCAGCGATATTGAGCTATCTCAAAAAGCCTTAGCAGATACTAGTGGTAGTAATGGTGGCTTTATCCAGGTGCAAGGGCGAAACTTTGCGGTACGTGATGGTTCACTGGTTTTGATTCAAAATCAAGGGTTTCAACCAAATGGCAGCATCCAAGTGAATACTTCCGAGTCTGTCAGAGTCAGTGGTGTCAGTACAGATGGAAATATTCGCAGCAGTCTGACAAATGAAACCTTGGGAATTGGTAGTGGGGGAGATGTTGCTGCTTCTACTAGAAATTTAGTTGTGGAAGGTGGAGCCAGCATCGTTGCGAAAACCTTCACTCCAGCCACAGGTGGCAACATCAATATCAATGCCTTGGATTCGTTACAAGTCAATGGCGCAAGTGTGGTTAATCCTAGCGTTACTAGTTCTATTGTTGCTGCCACTTTTGGCCCTGGAAACTCTGGCAATAACACTATATCAACTAGAAATGTCAGCGCTACAGGCGGAGGAACGATTACTTCTGCTTCTTTTGGTAGCGGTAAAGGTGGAAATTTGAATGTTAATGCTGCTGATGCTGTGGAAATTATGGGTGTGGAACCGAACTTTTTTGCACCCAGCGCTTTATTTGTGACTGCATTCAATGCTGGAGATAGCGGCAATTTGACACTCAATGCCCCTAGATTAACAGTTCAAGGTGGGGGGAGAGTAGGGACTTTAACCTCTGCCAGTGGAGCAGCTGGGAATGTTACCATCAATGCCCCCGAGTTCGTGGAAGTTAAAGGTACAGTACCAGGATCTGTCAATCCTAGTCTGATTGGCTCCGCAGCTAATTTAGTCGATCCCAGCTTGCAACAGCTTTTGGGTTTGCCTCCCGTACCCAGTGGAGCTTCTGGAAATGTGACAATTAATACGGGTACGTTGCGGGTTGCAGATGGTGCTACAGTCACAGCCAGAAATGATGGCTCCGGAAATTCCGGCTTTGTGAAAGTGAATGCTGACTCTATTTTTCTAGATAGCGGAGGTAGTATTACATCCGAATTGGGAGGAGGCATCAGACTAGGACAGTTTTTATTCTTTTCTCCTGTAAGTTTGTTGGGCGACCAGGGAGGAGACATTGCAATTTCCACCCAAAATTTAGTTGTCCAGGGAGGAGCCAGCATTTCAACAGCTACCTTTACAGATAGAGCAGGTGGCAATGTCAATGTGAACGCCTCAGATTCAGTCGAAGTGAGTGGATTTATACCATTTAATCCCAATGCAATCAGTTTTATCAGTGCTTCAACCTTCGGTTTGGGTAAATCGGGAAATGTCAACCTGTCTACAGGAAAGCTGACCATTGCTGATGGGGGAACCGTGGGTGCTGCAACCTTTGGCATTGGTTCCGGCGGAGATATTAGCATCAATGCAACTAATTCTGTAGAAGTCATCGGTGTAGAACCGAGCTTTTTGAAGCCTAGCATTGTGGGAGTTTCAACTTTCAATGGTGGCAATGCTGGTAACTTGACTATCAATACACCCAGGCTATTTGTGCGGGATGGTGGCAGGGTTGATGCTTCCACTGTTGCTACTGGCTCAGCCGGAAGTATTACAATTAACGCTCCCCAATCTGTAGAGGTAACTGGCACAATTGTAGGAACTTCTATTCCCTCTCAGATCAGTTCTGGAGCCAATATAGAAAGTGAAATCACCCGACAGTTGTTTAGACTACCGCCTGCACCAAGTGGAGCTTCTGGTGGTGTGACGATTAACACTAATCGATTAGTGGTCAAGGATGGAGCGCAAGTAACCGCCCGCAACGAAGGCTCAGGTAATGCCGGAGACCTCAAGATTAATGCTCGCTCTACTTTTATCGATACTAAAGGTAGCATCTCAGCTGCAACCACATCCGGCGAAGGTGGCAACATTTTCTTGCAGACAAATTCTTTATTGATGCGTAGTGGCAGTCAGATAACCACAGAAACAGGCGGATCTGGTAATGGAGGTAACATTACAATTACTGGATACAGCCCTGCTGATTTTGTGGCTTTGCTAGAAGGTAGTAAAATTATCGCCAATGCCTTTCAAGGGAATGGCGGCAACATCAGTATTAATACTCAAGGTCTGTTTGTTTGCCCAGAATGCCAGATTAGTGCCAGTTCTCAATTCGGCCTTGATGGTCAAGTAAAAATATTGACATTCGACACTAGTAGAAATCCAGAAGTTTTGGACTTATCGCCAGAAATTGCTAAACCCGAAGAAGTAGTAGCACAAGCCTGTCCAGCACAAAAGAACCAGAGTCGGAGTCAGTTTATCATCTCTGGACGCGGAGGATTACCACCCCGCCCCAGTGAAGCACTCAGCAGTAACGCCTTGATTAGTTTTGAGTCTACTTCTACTCAAGCAGAATCCTCAACAGCTGCGATCGCCACAGCCAAAACCCACGTCTCCCAACTACCACCCCCAGCCCAAGGTTGGTATGTGAACCCCAAAGGTGTACTGATCCTGACCGCAGATTCTCCTACAGCTATCCCTTACGCTTCTCACTTAACTTCAGCATCCTGTCATGCTACTAATTAACGCCTTGCAGAACCAGGGAATTCTAATTAATAAGGTACAAATAGACTCATTTTGAGGCAGGAGACAGTCACAATGAAAAAATTTTTATCAGCGGAAATAGTGTTTCGGCGTACTGTGGAGTTCTACGTTTAAATAAAGAGCGTTGCTAATTAAATTGACTCTTTGTTATGTTTACCCTGGCTGTATGCAAAGGATTAAAATTCATCAAAACACCGCATGGAACCTATTTTTGTTTATGTCACTTGTAAAGACCGTGCCGAGGCTTTTCAGGTGGGCAAAGCCCTAGTTGAAGAACGCCTCGCTGCCTGTGCCAACGTGATTGATGGTATGGAAAGCATTTATTGGTGGAAAGGTCAATTGGAGGTGGGCAAGGAAGCAGTTTTAATTCTGAAATCCCGCTATGATTTGCTGGAGGAGCTAACGAACAAAGTCAAATTGGAGCATAGCTACGAAGTTCCTTGTGTGGTAGCTATGCCCATTAAAGGAGGGAATCAGGACTATATGAATTGGCTACTAGCAGAAACTTCAAGGGGCGACAATCGCCTCTAAACCCAGCCAGCTAAAGGTGTGAGGGGCGAATGGCACTAAGAAAAGCTATAAGCTATGCAGAATAAGCACCACAGCTTTTAACGCTATGGAACAATAGACCCGTCCGAAAACTCGCAAGCCTATATTTACAAGGCTTTGAGACCAGTCCTTGCAGATTCTGTTGCAATGGAACAATAAGTGTTTGATATAGTTACTGATAGTTTAGAGCAGAAAAATACATAATCTTGCCTAACGCAAACACAATTTTTAATTGATACTAATTTATGGCGCTATTCGGTAATACGAAAGTGCCAATTCGCAGTCTTACTAGACCACAAACTAACAAAACTATTTCATTATAAACATCAGCATTTAATCTAAATCTTTGTGATGCCACTTGGAAAATTTTTACAATACGTATTAAATGCTCAACAAATATACGCTTACTTGATAGAGCTTTATTTTCTTCTTTTTGTTGTTCATTTAATTGTTGTTTTCTTTTCTTCTTATGAGGGGTAGTAATATTATTCCCACCTTGATACGCTTTATCTCCCGTAAATTCTTGTTTTTCATCAAATTTTGTTTGTTGCTCTCTAAATAATTTTATGTCTGCTGTTGGCCCTGGAGAGCCTACTGTAACATCAATAATATCTTTTCCCTCTGGCAAGGAAACTATCTGGTTTTTTATAGTATGCTGTTTTTTCTTTCCCGAAAAGAACTTTTTCTGTTCTTCGTTGTCAGATGGTCTATCTATAGGCTGTTCTACGCTATCAACTAGCAACTTAAAATTCGTTAATATTTCTTGTATAATGAGCAAATCTCCTTCTTTATTTTCTACTTGCTCTATTAAACTAGAAGGGAGAATCTTACGTAATATTTTTCTCCAGTAATGAAAAGTATCATTAGATAAAGTTTTTGATATACCAAACATTATTCCTAAAACTTCAAATGTGGGTATTTGTCTCAGATAAAACAAGCACAAACATACTTGTTCTGGGATGGATAATAATTCTTTGCGTCCACCTCCACGACGATGTATTCTAACTTTCTTCTGTTCCAATTTGAGTTGTTCTTCTTCATGACTGTTTTTAGCATAGTTTACAAGGTCAGTAAATTGGTCATAATTAATCCCCAAAAGTTGCTTTGCTCTTCGTGGATACTTTTGTATATAATCAAATATACTAATCATTTAATTAAATTTTGGTAGAGGGTCAATTTTACTTTCTACCATTTTTTTGTACCCAATTCATATTCCGGACGTGTCTAATGGAAGGATGACTCAGGTGATTGTACTTGATGCAGTGTGCAAGACTTGCGTTCACGAAGTGTGCCGCAGGTATCGCAATGTTTCCGAGAGCTTTTTGGGATCTTGTACTCACCCATAGTGCGATCGCTGTGCCGATGAAATGTATGAAAAAAGCATGTGGGGGCGGTACCAAAACTTTTTGTAGGTAGAAAAAGCTTACTCATTCATGAAATACTTTGTTTGAGACGAGCAAGCAAATCTAACTATTACTACTATGACACTGCGAATACAAATCCTCAAAAATAAATTTAATCAAAGCCTGGGATTACCTTTTAATGAATTATTACCGTTCCTATTTTAGTGATTGCGTACTATCTGATTTTACGTAATACACCTTACTCCGACTTAGGCGCTTCTCACTTTGAACGTTACGAAAAACCTCAACTTAAGAAACAGCGCTTAGTCAAGCAGTTACAAAAGCTTGGTTATCAAGTTAATTTAACTGAGATTGCAGTCGCATCCTGATTCACTCCATTATTTTTCTCGTTTCATTCTCTGCTGTTCAGTCATTGTTTCTGAGTACAGCAAAACATTTGCGCTACCTACCTCCGCCCTCAGCTATTTTTCAAGCTAGAAGTGAGGAAACTCTGGTTATTTTTTGACTTGGAAGCTCCTAAGTCGCTTTATACTTCTTTGTAAAACTTGTTTGACAATATATTGGCCAGTTTCATGAGTAATTGGTATCATCAAAATTTTGGCGACTGCTTGTGCTATTTGTATGGAGTCAAATCCTGGCAATTTTTGCAATAGTATCCAAATACGTTTGAGGTATTCCAGCATCTCTGGATCAATATTTACTGCTAAATTTTGGTGATGAGAACTCATCTGCATCCCAAAAATAACTGGTGTTTTAGATAGCAAAGTTTCGCCAAAAGCATCTAAGAGGTTGAGTAGCTCATCCGCTAAACGGATGCGAACAAACTTCCCTTGTTCTGATAATAAATAACTAACACCCTGGTCTAATGCTTTACCAAAGTTAAAATCTTTAGTATTACTAAAGTTCATTAATATTGTTTCTAGACGATACCACCGAAAACTACCATTGTTAAAGAGTAGATTATTAAAAGTTGGTTGTAATTGTGGGGCTGGATCAGTTAAGAGGCGTTTGAGAACGTAAGGGTATGCCGAAACTAAAACTTTAAAATCTGGGTCTATACTGATTGCAATTCCCTCTAATGCTACCAACGAACGAATAATTAATGCATAGTACGCAGGTACCTGGAAGGAATATTGGTACATCAACTCTGACAGCTGTTGAATAATTACCTGAAAGTTGAATTGAGCAACGCTAGATGTTAGCGCATCATTAAACAGCTTTGTCAATGCTGCACTGATGGGAGTTATGTCTGCATCAGGAGGTAAAAACTCCAATTCTATATAGTCTTGTACCAATGTGGAAAAGTCTCGATTAACAATGTGAACAACAGCATTAATCAGAGCGTACCTTTGATCAGGCTTAATTTCGCTCATCATCCCAAAGTCTAAATAAGCTAGCTTGCCATTTTCCATTGCCAGCAAATTACCTGGATGAGGATCGGCATGAAAAAAGCCATGTTCTAGCAATTGTCTGAGAGTACACTGTACTCCAACTTCAACTAAGGAACGAGCATCAATTCCTTGAGACTGAATTTCGGCTAGGTGAGTTAATTTTGTTCCCTTAATCCATTCCATCGTCAAAACACGACGATTAGTATATTCCCAGTAGATTTTGGGTACATAAATATCAGTCAACTCACCATAAAGATTAGCAAATTGTTCGGCATTTTTCCCTTCTTGAATGTAATCCATCTCTTCAAACAGACGGGTAGCAAATTCATCCAAGATAGTAACTAAATTAGTAGGAATTTCTTGATATCGCTTTTGGAAAAAAGTAGCCAGATTTCGCAATATATATATATCTAAAGCAATTTTTTCTGCTAAATCAGGTCTTTGAACCTTAACAGCAACTACCTCTCCTGTTGGCAATCGACCTTGATAGACTTGTCCTAAAGAAGCGGCGGCGATTGGTTCAGGAGATAATTCTGCATAAATTTGGTCTGGAGTTTTCCCTAATTCTTCTTGAATAAATTTGTATGCTAGTTCATTAGAAAAACTAGGCAACTGATCTTGCAGTTTAGCAAGTTCATCTATATAAACTGAGGGCAGTAAATCAGAGCGAGTAGATAGGGCTTGACCAATTTTAATATAAGCAGGGCCAAGACGAGTGAGGATTTCTCGTAGTCGCACGGCTTGACGTAGCTGCTTTTGTTTAGAAAGTCCTATCTTGCGGTTTAACCACCATTTAAAAGTAAAGTCAACGATCGCCAGTAGAACTTGTAGTGATCGTTTGAAGACTTGCATTTTTTGCTTGCAGTATTTTTGAGCGATCGCCTCTGGGTCATAGCGTAGAGGCTTTTCTAATGGAATCGTGACTTTACTACTCATTGGTTATCCCTAGACTTCTAACTAGTCAATCACTTTGAAATTGATACATTTAGGCAAGCTCCAGGAGCAGAGGGGACAGGAAGCAGAAGTTTTTGACTCTTGACCTTTGACCAAAACTCATTGGCCCACCCATATATAACAATGAAATTCGTCTATTAGCTAAATTCGGCAACTCCTTCTGTTTTAATCTAGTAACAGTAAAGTATTTATGTAAAAAGTTTAATCATCTTCATCATCCTCGTCATCGTCGTCATATTT contains:
- a CDS encoding Rieske 2Fe-2S domain-containing protein, whose product is MEHKFNFFQQWYPLSPVEDLALDKPTSVTLLGLRLVIWKPKSSPSFRVFLDQCPHRLAPLSEGRIDEKTGNLMCSYHGWQFDKQGICTHIPQAENPEMVSNNKDNFCTVTLPVGQEQDLLWVWPDAKSSEQAANTPLPLSPQLDTTKGFVWSSYVRDLEYDWQILVENVADPSHVPFAHHGVQGDRTKARPIPIKILQSTPNLIEAATVGPFETVITFEPPCRLEYAIKFGNAEKQAGLVTYCIPVSPGKSRIVAQFSRNFAKTLHRLIPRWWDHLSERNEIIDGDMVLLQQQEYFLQQTQSSQSWKSSYKLPTSSDRLVIEYRNWFDKYCQGELPWNQVGIIVPEIRNINDNREQVLDRYKQHTQHCSSCRRALKVVQRLQGGLLIYFAITVCAVALLSDTLRIQLGLPLMVTALLSLGAYAWLKFWLTPRFYFVDYIHAQR
- a CDS encoding filamentous hemagglutinin N-terminal domain-containing protein — translated: MKQIAQKILISSSTVICCLLTNIIAQAQISSDGTLPTPTSVNQINNIFEITGGTQAGNNLFHSLKEFSVFNGSEAFFKQNPNTSNIVNIITRVTGGSISNIDGLIRENYGANLILINPSGINFGANAQLNIGGSFLGTTASSLTFADGTEFSASNVQSSPLLTISVPVGLQFGQNPAAIRVQGTGHNFTVSNPIFSPVTRSNSLTGLRVQPGQTLALIGGNLSLDGGTLTAEGGRIELGSVAGGLVNLNPIVGGWTFNYQGVLSFSDIELSQKALADTSGSNGGFIQVQGRNFAVRDGSLVLIQNQGFQPNGSIQVNTSESVRVSGVSTDGNIRSSLTNETLGIGSGGDVAASTRNLVVEGGASIVAKTFTPATGGNININALDSLQVNGASVVNPSVTSSIVAATFGPGNSGNNTISTRNVSATGGGTITSASFGSGKGGNLNVNAADAVEIMGVEPNFFAPSALFVTAFNAGDSGNLTLNAPRLTVQGGGRVGTLTSASGAAGNVTINAPEFVEVKGTVPGSVNPSLIGSAANLVDPSLQQLLGLPPVPSGASGNVTINTGTLRVADGATVTARNDGSGNSGFVKVNADSIFLDSGGSITSELGGGIRLGQFLFFSPVSLLGDQGGDIAISTQNLVVQGGASISTATFTDRAGGNVNVNASDSVEVSGFIPFNPNAISFISASTFGLGKSGNVNLSTGKLTIADGGTVGAATFGIGSGGDISINATNSVEVIGVEPSFLKPSIVGVSTFNGGNAGNLTINTPRLFVRDGGRVDASTVATGSAGSITINAPQSVEVTGTIVGTSIPSQISSGANIESEITRQLFRLPPAPSGASGGVTINTNRLVVKDGAQVTARNEGSGNAGDLKINARSTFIDTKGSISAATTSGEGGNIFLQTNSLLMRSGSQITTETGGSGNGGNITITGYSPADFVALLEGSKIIANAFQGNGGNISINTQGLFVCPECQISASSQFGLDGQVKILTFDTSRNPEVLDLSPEIAKPEEVVAQACPAQKNQSRSQFIISGRGGLPPRPSEALSSNALISFESTSTQAESSTAAIATAKTHVSQLPPPAQGWYVNPKGVLILTADSPTAIPYASHLTSASCHATN
- the cutA gene encoding divalent-cation tolerance protein CutA — its product is MEPIFVYVTCKDRAEAFQVGKALVEERLAACANVIDGMESIYWWKGQLEVGKEAVLILKSRYDLLEELTNKVKLEHSYEVPCVVAMPIKGGNQDYMNWLLAETSRGDNRL
- a CDS encoding transposase family protein; the encoded protein is MISIFDYIQKYPRRAKQLLGINYDQFTDLVNYAKNSHEEEQLKLEQKKVRIHRRGGGRKELLSIPEQVCLCLFYLRQIPTFEVLGIMFGISKTLSNDTFHYWRKILRKILPSSLIEQVENKEGDLLIIQEILTNFKLLVDSVEQPIDRPSDNEEQKKFFSGKKKQHTIKNQIVSLPEGKDIIDVTVGSPGPTADIKLFREQQTKFDEKQEFTGDKAYQGGNNITTPHKKKRKQQLNEQQKEENKALSSKRIFVEHLIRIVKIFQVASQRFRLNADVYNEIVLLVCGLVRLRIGTFVLPNSAIN
- a CDS encoding AarF/ABC1/UbiB kinase family protein; the protein is MSSKVTIPLEKPLRYDPEAIAQKYCKQKMQVFKRSLQVLLAIVDFTFKWWLNRKIGLSKQKQLRQAVRLREILTRLGPAYIKIGQALSTRSDLLPSVYIDELAKLQDQLPSFSNELAYKFIQEELGKTPDQIYAELSPEPIAAASLGQVYQGRLPTGEVVAVKVQRPDLAEKIALDIYILRNLATFFQKRYQEIPTNLVTILDEFATRLFEEMDYIQEGKNAEQFANLYGELTDIYVPKIYWEYTNRRVLTMEWIKGTKLTHLAEIQSQGIDARSLVEVGVQCTLRQLLEHGFFHADPHPGNLLAMENGKLAYLDFGMMSEIKPDQRYALINAVVHIVNRDFSTLVQDYIELEFLPPDADITPISAALTKLFNDALTSSVAQFNFQVIIQQLSELMYQYSFQVPAYYALIIRSLVALEGIAISIDPDFKVLVSAYPYVLKRLLTDPAPQLQPTFNNLLFNNGSFRWYRLETILMNFSNTKDFNFGKALDQGVSYLLSEQGKFVRIRLADELLNLLDAFGETLLSKTPVIFGMQMSSHHQNLAVNIDPEMLEYLKRIWILLQKLPGFDSIQIAQAVAKILMIPITHETGQYIVKQVLQRSIKRLRSFQVKK